The Klebsiella aerogenes KCTC 2190 region TTTACTCAACACCAGCCGCGAACCGGCGCGAGCGCCGATAAACTGTCCGGCCATCATCACAAAACCGGTGGCCCAAATCACTTTGCCGCCAATGATAAATAGCAGCAGGCCGCCAATATTGGAGGTAGCGTTTAGCAGTTTGGCGTGAGCGGTGGATTTCGCGAGATTAAACCCGGCGAGCGTCACAAAGGCCAGCGCATAAAAAGAACCGGCGCCGGGGCCAAAAAAACCGTCGTAGAAACCCACGCTGCCGCCAGCGACCAGCGCGAACGGCAAACCATACAGGCGACGCTGACGATCGGATTCGCCAAGCTTAGGCATCAGCAAAAAGTACAGCCCAATGCCGATCACCAGCAGCGGCAGGATTTGCTTCAAAATATCGGACTGCACGTGCTGCACCAGCAGCGCACCCGCCGTCGAGCCGATAAACGTCATCAGAATATTGAGTTTCTGATCGGCAAGATTTACCACCTTGCGACGGATAAAGTAGAGCGTCGCGGAAATGGAACCGCCGCAGGCCTGTAGCTTATTGGTCGCCAATGCCTGAGCGGGTGGCATACCCGCCGCCATCAACGCCGGGACGGTTAACAACCCGCCGCCGCCAGCTAAAGAATCAATAAATCCGGCCAGAATCGCGACGAAAAAGAGCGCCACCAAAACCATTGGCGACACCATAAACAGTTCGACAAAACTATCCATTAGAGAAGATGCTCATCCAGTAGCGCCTGGCAGGAAGGCGGCAGCGGAGGCGGCGTCTTCTTCACAGGTGGGGTTGACCCAGGTTTAGGCGGTTCAAACCAGCTTTGCAGCTCGGCTCCGCAGCCATCGCCAGCCGGCGGCGGCGCTTGATCTTCGCACTCGAGGCTGCCCGCCGGGCAGCGCAGGCGCACGTGCATGTGGGCGCGATGCTGGAACCACGGGCGAACTTTGCGTAGCCATTGGCGATCGTTACCAGCATCGAGACACAATTGCTGTTTGATAGCCGGGTTGACGAAAATACGCGTCACATCGTTATCTTCCGCCGCCATTTTAATCAGGTTACTGATTTGCGGGCTCCACAGTGACGGCACCACCCGCTTGCCATCGCGGGCGACTAAGTCCAGCGCCTGTGGTTTCAGCAGTTGCGCGGAGGTCCAGCGGGTCTGCGGCAATTGCAGGAAAATATCAACATCCAGACCCGACTGATGGCTAGCGTGGCCGCCGTTAAAGCGCCCGCCGGCAGGCATGCCCATATCGCCAATCAGCACCGTCCCCATACCTTTATTGTGCGCCTGCAAACTCAGCCGCTGAATAAACTGCACGAGATCCGGATGGCCGAAGTAGCGACGCTGATCGGTACGCATTACCTGGTAATCAGGGGAGTTCAGCGGTAGCGGCTGGGCGCCGACGATGCAGCCATTGGCAAACGCGCCAATAGACTGGGCGCTGCCGCTAATCGGCTGGGATATTTTCTGCCACGGCGTCGCCGCCAGGCTGGCGGTGCTGGCCAAAAGCGCCAGCAGTGCGATAACGGTATTTTTCATCGGTTACCAGCGTGGAATTGATGTTGTCACGTCGCCATTCTGCGCGCGTT contains the following coding sequences:
- the mepA gene encoding penicillin-insensitive murein endopeptidase, which gives rise to MKNTVIALLALLASTASLAATPWQKISQPISGSAQSIGAFANGCIVGAQPLPLNSPDYQVMRTDQRRYFGHPDLVQFIQRLSLQAHNKGMGTVLIGDMGMPAGGRFNGGHASHQSGLDVDIFLQLPQTRWTSAQLLKPQALDLVARDGKRVVPSLWSPQISNLIKMAAEDNDVTRIFVNPAIKQQLCLDAGNDRQWLRKVRPWFQHRAHMHVRLRCPAGSLECEDQAPPPAGDGCGAELQSWFEPPKPGSTPPVKKTPPPLPPSCQALLDEHLL
- a CDS encoding sulfite exporter TauE/SafE family protein, whose product is MDSFVELFMVSPMVLVALFFVAILAGFIDSLAGGGGLLTVPALMAAGMPPAQALATNKLQACGGSISATLYFIRRKVVNLADQKLNILMTFIGSTAGALLVQHVQSDILKQILPLLVIGIGLYFLLMPKLGESDRQRRLYGLPFALVAGGSVGFYDGFFGPGAGSFYALAFVTLAGFNLAKSTAHAKLLNATSNIGGLLLFIIGGKVIWATGFVMMAGQFIGARAGSRLVLSKGQSLIRPMIVIVSAVMSAKLLYDSHGAEILQWLGIH